One window of the Colletotrichum lupini chromosome 9, complete sequence genome contains the following:
- a CDS encoding zinc-binding dehydrogenase, whose product MPTNQAAWLTAKKAKPLKVQSAPYTPAGQNEIVIRNRAVAINPVDWFKQETGDILYDWVKYPCILGNDVSGDVVEVGPGAQDRFKIGDRVVGHAVGLDKRSNKSSEGGFQEYVVLRADLTSQIPDSITFEEACVIPLGASTAACGLFMKDFVGLRHPDVSAKSTGETLLVWGGSTSVGSNAIQLAAGAGYEVIVTASPKNFDYVKSLGAAEVFDYRSPAVVQDVIKAFQKRKSAGAIAIGAGSLIPCINIMAACKGRKFVAQASVAGPGRPPTNVSETVSLLWAMASESATATFKCKTSGVRTKFIWGSDLMANEVGAAIYRDFLPQALAQGKFIPAPKPHVVGKGLKSIQQAFEVSYKGVSAKKIVVSL is encoded by the coding sequence ATGCCTACCAATCAAGCCGCTTGGCTGACAGCTAAAAAGGCCAAGCCCTTGAAGGTTCAGTCAGCCCCATACACACCAGCAGGCCAGAATGAGATCGTGATTCGGAATAGAGCTGTAGCTATCAACCCAGTCGACTGGTTCAAGCAAGAAACCGGCGACATACTCTACGACTGGGTCAAGTACCCCTGCATCCTCGGCAACGACGTCTCTGGCGATGTAGTCGAAGTCGGCCCAGGTGCTCAGGACCGGTTCAAGATCGGCGACCGTGTTGTTGGCCACGCCGTGGGTCTCGACAAGCGGAGCAATAAGTCATCAGAAGGCGGTTTTCAAGAATACGTTGTATTGCGAGCCGACCTGACTTCTCAAATTCCCGATTCAATCACTTTTGAGGAGGCCTGTGTAATACCTTTGGGTGCTTCGACTGCTGCCTGCGGTCTCTTCATGAAGGACTTTGTCGGTCTTCGACACCCAGACGTCTCCGCAAAATCCACAGGAGAGACGCTCTTAGTCTGGGGCGGCTCGACAAGCGTGGGGTCCAACGCCATTCAGCTTGCCGCTGGGGCTGGTTACGAAGTCATTGTGACAGCATCCCCGAAGAACTTTGACTATGTCAAGTCTCTCGGTGCCGCCGAAGTTTTTGATTATCGCAGTCCGGCTGTTGTTCAAGACGTTATCAAGGCATTTCAGAAACGGAAGTCTGCTGGCGCAATCGCGATCGGAGCGGGGTCTCTGATCCCCTGTATCAACATCATGGCCGCTTGCAAGGGCCGCAAGTTTGTCGCGCAAGCCAGTGTCGCCGGACCTGGTAGACCGCCCACAAACGTTTCGGAAACTGTTTCGTTGCTGTGGGCGATGGCTTCCGAGAGCGCAACCGCGACATTCAAGTGCAAGACGAGCGGTGTGAGAACCAAGTTCATCTGGGGAAGCGATCTTATGGCGAACGAGGTCGGTGCGGCGATTTACCGAGACTTCCTACCTCAAGCACTGGCCCAGGGCAAGTTTATCCCGGCTCCCAAGCCGCATGTTGTTGGCAAGGGCTTGAAATCCATACAACAGGCATTCGAAGTCAGTTACAAGGGAGTCTCGGCGAAGAAGATTGTTGTGTCTTTGTGA